A single window of Rubripirellula lacrimiformis DNA harbors:
- a CDS encoding SCO family protein, producing MASKFDSQAIAWMPGQVASRRRFVPNVPIVTHDNRRKLFYDDLVKDRTVIVQFVSLAYHPNYPVTRNLIDVQRRLGDRLGDDVFMISITSDPENDNVAALAEFSKRHHAKEGWTFVTGDVDSLSLLQQVFFFHGDETHQQHHSELQPTDCSAGLLRYGNDTAGIWGSVPTKTDAAQIIDRLAWITPNREAKRPKGIRRAGPRFDTATRSYR from the coding sequence ATGGCCAGTAAATTCGATAGCCAAGCGATCGCGTGGATGCCTGGTCAAGTCGCGTCGCGCCGGCGTTTTGTTCCCAATGTGCCCATCGTGACGCACGACAACCGGCGTAAATTGTTTTACGACGATCTGGTCAAAGACCGTACTGTCATCGTGCAGTTTGTCAGCCTTGCCTATCACCCGAACTATCCGGTGACGAGAAATTTGATCGATGTGCAGCGCCGATTGGGCGACCGACTTGGGGATGATGTTTTCATGATCTCGATCACGTCGGATCCAGAGAACGATAATGTTGCTGCTCTCGCAGAATTTTCCAAGCGGCATCACGCCAAAGAGGGATGGACGTTTGTAACCGGCGACGTCGACAGTCTGAGCCTGTTGCAGCAGGTGTTTTTTTTCCATGGCGACGAAACGCATCAGCAGCACCATTCGGAATTGCAGCCAACGGATTGCTCCGCCGGACTGCTGCGTTACGGAAACGACACGGCAGGAATATGGGGCTCCGTTCCAACCAAGACCGATGCCGCGCAGATCATTGATCGTTTGGCGTGGATCACGCCAAACCGCGAAGCGAAGCGTCCCAAGGGAATCCGCCGCGCTGGTCCGCGATTTGATACGGCGACCCGTTCGTACAGATAG
- a CDS encoding M6 family metalloprotease domain-containing protein, with the protein MNRESFRRWPIVVSLLASIPTLAVAVPPEQRVVQPAAPNIAVAAATPAGAVPGDEYVPSAGYHRTVEMFRLRRQIGLPGMAFAPGVNLRLAGTRSVPVICVEFRNRQHDFEATEYQSMLFGPSGTLPDPIRPTFTQYYRDISNGQFIPTGQTLGWYTLPEDDTFYESGNNGLNERLAQLLRFAFENADDDIDFGQFDNDGPDGLPNSGDDDGVVDTIFIVHSETGGECGNNNLWSHSFRYSDFGANTGPFETDDDRLNDAGEPVLGTNSKIRIEDYTVQPGLSCDSTVSNKRIIPIGVFCHEYGHALGLPDLYDRTPADDRGPDSEGVGNYCLMAGGSYGANGSNAAMPVHMSAWCKALLGWATIENVGSNTSIDLEPVQARNLIYNVDVPGTDGKEYFLIEFRDSQWEDQFDERINWDQEFSPGGIAVWHVDESVGQSSANWPFSEHDEGQNDSPSLPDSAGNAFRAKHSLVSLIQRDGKLHLERKQNRFDAADLFINNIDFKDDPEFKAGSRSFKDGNPTGISVTQIDLATKTAIIKMDDFPPGFQPPARSPMPVAIAAAPPLSDVTSPTAMMPPSVQVYSRDITGRTSSEFPSAQQQTMSRLKTKAIQDPARKTFSRRELQELHSLETSQIKHQLAPQVAQQVLTQTAKERTRTVSKQENYSSKIDQAIANVLQLSEADQSRVRFDTAGQHVQRIADVELPVRGSTIKEDSVKRVQELLPLFANKSVQLDFESATKKDGEFHFAQVIDVEGKAIPLHCNGVTLYYVNDKFVGADSNLIDPEKIKVTGKQTELTNGQLAEMLATQLRVAPQRIAIQGQCIHMIQGDPENARIVSRVNVDVGENRAPLEVLVDGETSQLIEVE; encoded by the coding sequence ATGAACCGTGAAAGTTTTCGACGATGGCCTATTGTCGTATCGTTGTTGGCAAGCATTCCAACCCTTGCAGTTGCCGTACCTCCCGAGCAGCGCGTCGTCCAGCCTGCGGCACCGAACATCGCCGTCGCCGCGGCGACTCCTGCGGGCGCGGTGCCTGGTGACGAGTATGTACCTTCGGCTGGATACCACCGAACGGTGGAGATGTTTCGACTAAGACGTCAAATCGGACTGCCAGGAATGGCGTTTGCGCCTGGCGTGAATCTGCGTCTAGCCGGTACGCGTTCTGTTCCCGTGATCTGCGTGGAGTTCAGGAATCGTCAGCACGATTTTGAAGCGACGGAGTACCAGTCCATGCTATTTGGTCCGAGCGGCACGCTGCCTGACCCGATACGCCCAACCTTCACACAGTACTACCGGGACATTTCCAACGGCCAGTTCATCCCGACTGGGCAGACACTGGGTTGGTACACTCTGCCGGAAGATGACACATTCTACGAGTCTGGCAACAACGGGCTGAATGAACGACTGGCCCAGTTGCTGCGTTTCGCGTTTGAGAATGCTGATGACGACATTGATTTTGGGCAGTTTGACAATGATGGCCCAGACGGACTTCCAAACTCGGGTGATGACGATGGAGTCGTCGACACGATTTTCATCGTGCATAGTGAGACCGGTGGGGAGTGTGGCAATAACAACCTGTGGTCCCATTCATTTAGGTACAGCGATTTTGGCGCGAACACGGGCCCATTTGAAACGGACGACGATCGTTTGAACGATGCGGGCGAGCCCGTCTTGGGCACCAACTCAAAGATTCGCATCGAAGACTATACGGTCCAGCCCGGCTTGAGCTGCGATTCCACGGTATCGAATAAGCGGATCATTCCGATTGGCGTTTTTTGCCACGAGTATGGGCACGCGCTGGGTCTCCCCGACCTCTACGATCGCACGCCGGCTGACGATCGCGGCCCCGACTCGGAAGGTGTGGGGAACTACTGCCTGATGGCCGGCGGTTCTTACGGAGCCAATGGAAGCAATGCAGCGATGCCGGTGCACATGTCAGCATGGTGCAAGGCGCTGCTGGGCTGGGCGACGATTGAGAACGTGGGAAGCAATACGTCGATCGACTTGGAACCCGTGCAAGCGCGCAACTTGATCTACAATGTTGATGTCCCCGGAACGGATGGCAAGGAGTATTTCTTGATTGAGTTCCGTGACAGTCAATGGGAGGATCAATTTGATGAACGGATCAACTGGGATCAAGAATTCTCCCCTGGCGGGATCGCAGTATGGCATGTGGATGAATCAGTGGGACAGTCAAGTGCCAATTGGCCTTTTAGTGAACACGACGAAGGTCAAAACGATTCGCCGTCATTACCCGATTCAGCTGGAAATGCTTTTAGAGCAAAGCACTCGCTAGTTTCCCTGATCCAACGCGACGGCAAACTGCACCTGGAACGAAAACAGAATCGTTTTGATGCGGCTGATCTGTTCATCAACAACATCGACTTCAAGGATGACCCCGAGTTCAAAGCAGGATCACGATCCTTCAAAGATGGAAATCCGACGGGGATATCAGTCACCCAAATCGATCTGGCCACCAAGACAGCGATCATCAAGATGGATGATTTCCCGCCCGGGTTTCAGCCTCCTGCACGATCACCAATGCCGGTCGCGATCGCAGCAGCTCCTCCGCTTTCAGACGTGACATCTCCCACTGCCATGATGCCGCCAAGTGTTCAAGTCTATTCTCGGGACATTACAGGACGAACATCTTCAGAGTTCCCCTCCGCACAACAGCAGACGATGAGCCGACTGAAGACAAAGGCGATCCAAGACCCAGCCAGGAAGACATTTTCGAGACGCGAGTTACAAGAGCTGCATTCGCTGGAAACATCGCAAATCAAGCATCAACTCGCCCCCCAGGTTGCGCAACAGGTGCTGACCCAGACCGCCAAAGAGCGAACCAGGACAGTCTCGAAGCAGGAGAACTACAGCTCCAAAATCGACCAAGCGATCGCAAATGTGCTTCAGTTGAGCGAAGCCGACCAGAGTCGCGTGCGTTTTGATACCGCGGGGCAGCATGTCCAACGCATTGCCGACGTTGAGTTGCCGGTGCGAGGTTCGACGATCAAGGAGGATTCGGTAAAGCGGGTCCAAGAACTCTTACCGCTGTTCGCCAACAAGTCCGTTCAGCTGGATTTTGAATCCGCAACGAAGAAAGACGGCGAGTTCCACTTTGCCCAGGTGATCGATGTGGAAGGCAAGGCAATCCCGCTGCATTGCAATGGCGTGACACTTTACTACGTCAACGACAAGTTTGTGGGTGCCGATTCCAACCTGATTGATCCTGAGAAAATCAAGGTAACCGGAAAACAAACAGAGTTAACCAACGGACAACTAGCCGAGATGTTGGCGACCCAGCTGCGTGTAGCGCCACAGCGCATCGCGATTCAGGGTCAGTGCATTCACATGATTCAGGGGGATCCGGAGAACGCACGAATCG
- a CDS encoding c-type cytochrome: MPLTTAASLVAFVCLTSVNAAAQTQRANVHDGKMIYRTGQQTDGTKVVATVIDDLQMSGQLVSCAKCHRRSGYGVDEPGKLSPAITQPALFQPRQLNRSWQFRALFQEPQTAVESAAPRNTTSRPAYTDETLAHAIRNGIDSSGRVLDHLMPRYALNDSTMANLIAYLRSLSRHDDPGIDENTIHFAVVTTPEVSDQSRRAMWSVMDAYVTDHNREVTRYRNHVGNSPNYKDDFLHAYRTWQLHDWRLEGEPYSFSGQLSAYYRTAPVFALIGGVSTQPWSPIQRFCDHRQIPCLFPNTSLPTINANGGSTLYFNRGLYDESDAVLDDLIEKRKRGDESTLIHQFAIADTPGEVALRYTSQKLKTHHFPVADHVINRQSTTNRTETISCSEPCLLWLSDADFRFLKSSIRKTHDAVYLSGTLLAKSSGGGPNTHWPRRILVTPYRDPLIHHPRAFRIRSWMRSRRIPITDQNLQFGTYFALTVIDHSLRHMVDRFSRDYLIERVEHETENALNPGIFPRLSLGPDQRYASKQTRIELPQELSQSTARSQ; this comes from the coding sequence ATGCCTTTGACGACGGCGGCGAGCTTGGTCGCCTTCGTTTGTCTGACCAGCGTCAACGCTGCTGCCCAGACGCAACGGGCCAACGTCCACGATGGCAAAATGATCTACCGGACAGGCCAACAGACGGACGGTACAAAAGTCGTTGCTACCGTCATCGATGATTTGCAGATGTCGGGGCAGCTAGTCAGTTGCGCCAAATGTCATCGACGCAGCGGATACGGTGTCGACGAACCAGGCAAACTTTCCCCCGCGATCACTCAACCGGCACTCTTCCAGCCGCGCCAACTGAATCGATCATGGCAATTTCGTGCCCTCTTTCAAGAACCACAGACCGCTGTTGAAAGCGCCGCCCCGCGCAACACCACGTCGCGTCCCGCTTACACAGACGAGACACTCGCACACGCCATTCGTAACGGCATCGACTCATCCGGACGCGTTCTGGACCACTTGATGCCGCGATACGCGTTGAACGATTCTACGATGGCCAACTTGATCGCCTACCTGCGATCGTTGTCACGCCATGACGATCCCGGCATCGACGAAAACACGATTCACTTTGCCGTCGTGACTACTCCCGAAGTCTCCGATCAGAGCAGGCGGGCCATGTGGAGTGTGATGGATGCGTACGTGACAGACCACAATCGCGAAGTCACACGCTACCGAAACCACGTTGGAAATTCACCGAACTACAAAGACGACTTCCTGCATGCTTACCGAACTTGGCAGCTACACGACTGGAGACTAGAAGGGGAGCCGTACAGTTTTTCTGGCCAACTGTCGGCGTACTATCGAACGGCGCCAGTTTTCGCCCTGATCGGTGGTGTTTCAACGCAGCCCTGGAGTCCCATTCAGAGATTTTGCGATCATCGTCAGATTCCCTGTCTGTTCCCCAATACGTCACTCCCCACGATCAACGCAAACGGTGGATCGACCCTGTATTTCAATCGCGGTTTGTACGACGAATCGGACGCGGTGTTGGATGACCTGATAGAGAAAAGAAAACGAGGTGACGAGTCCACCTTGATTCACCAGTTCGCGATCGCCGACACGCCAGGCGAAGTCGCCCTCCGATACACTTCGCAAAAACTAAAAACGCACCACTTCCCAGTCGCCGACCACGTCATCAATCGTCAATCCACCACGAATCGAACGGAGACGATTTCCTGCTCCGAACCATGTCTGCTTTGGCTCAGCGACGCTGACTTCAGGTTTCTGAAATCATCCATTCGAAAGACACACGATGCGGTCTATTTGTCCGGCACGCTGCTGGCCAAATCGAGCGGCGGTGGTCCTAACACGCATTGGCCAAGGAGGATCTTGGTAACACCTTATCGAGATCCATTGATACATCACCCGCGCGCGTTTCGAATCCGATCTTGGATGCGTTCTCGCCGAATCCCGATTACCGACCAAAACTTACAATTTGGAACCTACTTTGCGTTGACAGTCATCGATCACTCGTTGCGCCACATGGTAGACCGCTTCTCTCGCGACTATCTGATCGAACGGGTCGAACATGAAACCGAGAACGCTTTGAACCCCGGCATCTTTCCGCGGCTATCACTGGGCCCAGATCAACGCTACGCGTCCAAGCAAACTCGAATCGAGCTGCCCCAAGAACTCAGTCAATCAACAGCCCGGTCGCAATGA
- a CDS encoding SCO family protein → MKPLPLQLTCLLLMSSPPAWALQDATLPNESVCQVTGEATCCCTTSQAAVSRTTATYSLPKLRLTDADGNSISLATALSRAHPVVMQFAFTSCSTICPVASATMASVQKSLGDQAKQVRFCTISIDPEYDTPARLTEFSKTLGADAGWCFLTGDPHDISLVQKAFTAYVPNKSRHEPLTFVRAANSDQWLRITGLVSTKDLLADVQSVLARTEKP, encoded by the coding sequence ATGAAACCACTGCCCCTGCAATTGACATGCCTGCTGTTGATGTCTTCACCACCAGCTTGGGCACTACAAGACGCTACCCTACCGAACGAATCGGTATGCCAGGTCACCGGGGAAGCAACCTGTTGCTGCACGACATCCCAGGCCGCGGTCAGTCGCACGACGGCAACCTATTCGCTGCCCAAACTGCGACTGACCGATGCTGATGGAAATTCGATCTCGCTTGCAACAGCACTTTCCAGAGCACACCCCGTCGTCATGCAGTTTGCGTTCACGTCCTGTTCAACCATTTGCCCTGTCGCCAGCGCCACAATGGCCAGCGTACAAAAAAGCCTCGGCGATCAAGCCAAACAGGTTCGGTTCTGCACGATTTCGATTGATCCCGAATACGACACACCGGCGCGCTTGACTGAATTTTCCAAGACGTTGGGAGCCGACGCTGGCTGGTGTTTTTTGACCGGTGATCCGCACGACATTTCGCTGGTCCAAAAAGCTTTCACCGCATATGTCCCCAACAAATCGCGTCACGAACCGCTGACGTTCGTACGCGCAGCCAACAGTGATCAATGGCTTCGCATTACCGGACTGGTCAGCACAAAGGATCTATTGGCCGACGTCCAATCCGTGCTCGCCAGGACGGAGAAACCATGA
- a CDS encoding CHRD domain-containing protein: MTNQTKTGRPSCAGKMILLIVASGILPLSLVTATAAYSDDICSLSPPQFLLIETQQVDRAITHKSFGSFGCSYDAETKKLIVCGVFSIEDRELHKLGPVDDEGNPQSAAHIHKGRMGTDGPPVRNFTVEKENDRYRFSGNFDFSGDDTLHDLLLSEQLYVLIHTTDNKTGELRGQILAEALRGLAPADESELDQAAQDSLPDAREVKSFPAPLFQAYQDANQYPVLPVSPSILDVFADDPYPINTAGYQDIRDNDPIKDAQKRYLRRFRPTTLDQDNSVIAHPDRKSFVDHPGVQPRPARSLHYRFGVDIATNTGNPRSAVGETTKAAMPRAATVPETPPQNTPKMIRQKHPRDYYIPPDQDNPADAAALSAALSAARAAASPTAESAAIESRANRKRDPKSFEPRKMYETLPRLGTGGWGKAAFTYIDTPRGIFPDVDPFKNPPGTNMLPTVHQNMRDRRGVEMVNTLPSTPRHPYHLHDGEPHVTRLPTHSSPTDDLRFILDSIFETLTGQSVRSLWQDLDGPTMQDLFASVDRDSHHETIAKHRLELLHRAEWAIDILEGNAGAVRHGTDDHKKIDLRPSRIPSNRVYKGFALLHHSGHRRSSRVLPVYDEHGKIVSGNVDVHQIWYDGRIESDTMFYDFGWDDIPLRVKTKQGDSRTVEVRWYSPLDPQLTRQHWDAYREQRGDKKGTRSVKESFVAGLTESPPPMPRDVPWTVTFKVDILNRGEDDFSPTAIYFDYPEQVTQVRPAVPYANLNYGTRPEVAWGKMNIDGENRSMRFGPPHVAMDSTFLPLAEGTRTELKIKMAPTQYQNVHYTWGWRKHAPRAQAVENVHKRVPPRSDEFVQHYQNLKLDKSFVEARNDQPPKIPAPPPRFFRLRIDDHERMVFDGIDREFNPAHPERHVDHWVERYLDEEMLNQPRRIYTLEDGRPHTETPQEHLQRVRTTLRMQFIRLSHAPFAHPPKSSLDDDDYDPHDGPIVKLSGFSPAKRMWRAFHQIEEVLKKKNAKFEDCFYSIIDARHAYLDWKDRNHLPSGLEADTESDMTLLYVNNTLYGELSDGGLRFEKWRSRDKPADGEKPAIPGKFRVTVWNGDYFIHGYANPDFGGLRGWENQFKSSMAVGGQGSLFTFGRFHWRFNAVGGTIGVPPAVKQEFKDGALVDIVEDGSSATQLSTTGEPKYDRTQPDAIRLGVHKAWFRFNFEPSTRLRFYQFDPLHHDVAIYSVH; this comes from the coding sequence ATGACGAACCAAACAAAAACCGGACGGCCCAGCTGTGCTGGGAAAATGATCCTATTGATTGTGGCATCAGGAATTTTGCCGCTGTCATTGGTGACCGCGACCGCCGCGTACTCCGACGATATCTGCTCACTCTCGCCGCCGCAGTTCTTGTTGATCGAAACGCAGCAGGTGGATCGGGCGATCACCCACAAATCATTCGGTTCCTTCGGTTGCAGCTATGACGCGGAAACGAAAAAGCTAATCGTATGCGGAGTGTTCTCGATCGAAGATCGAGAACTGCACAAATTGGGACCAGTGGACGACGAAGGCAACCCTCAAAGTGCGGCGCATATTCACAAGGGGCGCATGGGAACCGATGGGCCACCCGTTCGCAACTTCACGGTCGAAAAGGAAAACGATCGCTACCGGTTTTCGGGCAATTTCGATTTCAGCGGCGACGATACGCTTCATGACTTACTGCTTTCCGAGCAACTGTATGTTTTGATCCATACAACGGACAACAAGACAGGCGAACTGCGCGGACAGATCCTGGCCGAAGCACTTCGCGGCCTCGCGCCTGCCGATGAAAGCGAGCTCGACCAAGCCGCGCAAGATTCTTTGCCCGATGCGCGCGAGGTCAAATCGTTCCCCGCCCCGCTTTTCCAAGCCTATCAGGACGCGAATCAGTACCCCGTTTTACCCGTATCGCCCTCGATCCTCGACGTCTTCGCAGATGATCCCTATCCAATCAACACCGCGGGCTATCAAGACATTCGTGACAACGACCCAATCAAGGACGCTCAGAAGCGGTATCTGCGTCGCTTTCGACCGACCACCCTTGATCAGGACAACTCGGTAATCGCTCATCCGGATCGCAAAAGTTTTGTCGATCATCCCGGCGTCCAACCACGGCCAGCCCGTTCGCTGCACTACCGATTTGGAGTTGATATCGCTACGAATACCGGGAACCCAAGGTCTGCGGTTGGGGAAACGACAAAGGCTGCCATGCCGCGAGCCGCCACGGTTCCTGAAACGCCGCCCCAGAACACGCCGAAGATGATTCGGCAAAAGCACCCTCGCGACTATTACATTCCACCGGACCAAGACAATCCCGCCGATGCCGCAGCCCTTTCCGCAGCCCTTTCCGCAGCCAGAGCAGCGGCATCGCCTACCGCTGAATCGGCGGCAATAGAGTCCCGCGCCAATCGAAAGCGTGATCCAAAATCGTTCGAACCACGCAAGATGTACGAAACGTTGCCGCGACTGGGAACCGGTGGCTGGGGCAAAGCAGCTTTCACCTACATCGATACGCCACGCGGTATCTTTCCCGACGTGGATCCTTTCAAAAATCCGCCCGGCACGAACATGCTGCCCACCGTTCACCAAAACATGCGTGACCGGAGGGGAGTCGAGATGGTCAACACGCTGCCATCGACGCCACGGCATCCTTACCACCTACACGATGGCGAACCACATGTCACACGACTCCCTACGCACTCATCGCCCACCGATGATCTGCGATTCATCCTGGACAGTATTTTCGAAACATTGACCGGGCAATCCGTGCGTAGTTTGTGGCAGGACCTGGACGGGCCTACGATGCAGGACCTGTTCGCGTCGGTCGACAGGGACTCGCACCACGAAACGATTGCCAAACACCGACTAGAACTTTTGCATCGCGCCGAATGGGCAATTGATATTCTGGAGGGCAACGCCGGCGCCGTACGGCACGGAACCGACGACCATAAAAAAATTGACTTGCGTCCATCACGAATCCCCAGCAATCGCGTCTACAAGGGATTTGCGCTGTTGCATCACAGCGGTCATCGGCGATCGTCCCGAGTACTACCCGTTTACGACGAACATGGAAAAATCGTCTCGGGCAACGTCGACGTGCATCAAATCTGGTACGACGGACGCATTGAATCAGACACGATGTTCTACGATTTCGGATGGGACGACATTCCCTTGCGAGTCAAAACGAAACAAGGTGATTCACGAACCGTGGAAGTCCGCTGGTACAGTCCACTGGACCCTCAATTGACTCGTCAACATTGGGACGCCTATCGCGAACAACGCGGCGACAAAAAGGGCACCCGATCGGTGAAAGAATCCTTCGTGGCAGGCTTGACCGAATCGCCGCCACCGATGCCGCGTGACGTTCCCTGGACCGTGACGTTCAAAGTCGACATCCTCAATCGTGGTGAAGACGATTTTTCGCCCACGGCCATCTACTTTGACTATCCGGAACAAGTCACTCAAGTGCGTCCGGCAGTTCCTTATGCCAACTTGAACTACGGCACCAGGCCAGAGGTGGCCTGGGGGAAAATGAACATTGACGGCGAGAATCGCTCGATGCGTTTCGGTCCGCCGCATGTCGCGATGGACAGCACGTTCTTGCCGCTCGCCGAAGGAACAAGGACAGAACTGAAAATCAAGATGGCTCCGACACAGTATCAAAACGTGCATTACACCTGGGGCTGGCGAAAACATGCTCCGCGAGCCCAGGCGGTCGAGAATGTGCATAAACGGGTTCCTCCGCGTAGTGACGAATTCGTTCAGCACTACCAAAACCTGAAGCTAGACAAAAGTTTTGTGGAAGCCCGAAACGATCAGCCACCCAAGATCCCCGCGCCGCCACCAAGGTTCTTTCGACTTCGCATCGATGATCACGAACGCATGGTGTTTGACGGCATCGATCGCGAGTTCAATCCGGCGCATCCCGAACGCCACGTCGACCATTGGGTCGAAAGGTACCTAGACGAAGAGATGCTGAACCAACCGCGCCGCATCTACACGCTGGAAGATGGCCGCCCCCATACCGAAACCCCGCAAGAACATCTGCAACGAGTCCGCACGACACTGCGGATGCAATTCATTCGCCTGTCGCATGCCCCGTTTGCGCATCCACCAAAATCAAGTCTCGATGACGATGACTATGATCCGCACGATGGCCCAATCGTCAAATTGAGTGGTTTTTCTCCCGCGAAACGTATGTGGCGAGCCTTTCATCAAATCGAAGAAGTTCTCAAAAAGAAAAACGCCAAATTCGAGGACTGTTTTTACTCCATTATCGACGCTCGCCACGCGTACTTGGATTGGAAAGATCGCAATCATTTGCCCAGCGGATTGGAAGCCGACACCGAGTCAGACATGACTCTGCTGTACGTCAACAATACGTTGTACGGCGAGCTGAGCGATGGCGGATTGAGGTTCGAAAAGTGGCGTTCACGAGACAAACCGGCCGACGGAGAGAAACCAGCCATCCCCGGAAAGTTCCGAGTGACGGTTTGGAATGGCGATTACTTCATCCACGGGTACGCCAATCCTGATTTCGGCGGCCTGCGCGGATGGGAAAACCAGTTCAAGTCATCAATGGCCGTCGGCGGCCAAGGAAGCTTGTTTACTTTTGGGCGATTCCATTGGCGATTCAACGCGGTTGGCGGCACCATCGGTGTTCCGCCAGCGGTCAAGCAGGAATTCAAAGACGGGGCGCTCGTAGACATCGTGGAAGATGGCAGTAGCGCCACTCAATTGTCCACAACAGGCGAACCGAAGTACGACAGAACACAGCCCGATGCGATTCGGTTGGGCGTTCACAAAGCTTGGTTTCGATTCAACTTCGAACCGTCGACGAGACTGCGGTTCTATCAGTTCGACCCACTGCACCATGACGTCGCGATCTATTCGGTTCACTAA